One window of Desulfovibrio sp. TomC genomic DNA carries:
- a CDS encoding YkgJ family cysteine cluster protein — protein sequence MNADLTLLSKGPPPGGEACARCAAAGPTCCTLSPGQEELCFPVSEMERTRIIEQVGLTLGAFVPEANSGAFVANLARLFPGDRDRVARLFPETGQHLRLAVDPSGNCVFLRAGGCCLPRPVRPYYCRLFPFWMTGRAVSAFAAPGCLVNRQGRTVLRMLALLGCTEADVRDLHGRLRLAWGLPPKEGMPFVTPSPARFRP from the coding sequence GTGAATGCTGATCTGACGCTGTTGTCAAAGGGGCCGCCGCCCGGCGGGGAGGCCTGCGCCCGTTGCGCCGCCGCCGGTCCCACCTGCTGCACGCTGTCCCCAGGCCAGGAAGAGTTGTGTTTTCCCGTCTCGGAGATGGAGCGCACCCGCATCATCGAACAGGTGGGTCTGACCCTGGGGGCCTTTGTCCCCGAGGCCAATTCCGGGGCCTTCGTGGCCAATCTCGCCCGGCTGTTCCCGGGTGACCGGGACCGTGTGGCCCGACTTTTTCCCGAGACCGGACAGCATCTGCGCCTGGCCGTGGACCCGTCCGGCAATTGTGTCTTTTTGCGCGCCGGCGGTTGCTGCTTGCCAAGGCCGGTGCGTCCGTATTATTGCCGGCTCTTCCCGTTTTGGATGACCGGTCGGGCCGTTTCGGCCTTTGCCGCCCCGGGTTGTCTGGTCAACCGCCAGGGCCGGACCGTCCTGCGGATGCTGGCCCTGCTTGGCTGCACCGAGGCCGATGTCCGTGACCTCCATGGCCGGTTGCGTCTGGCCTGGGGGCTTCCCCCCAAGGAAGGCATGCCCTTCGTCACTCCCTCCCCTGCGAGATTCCGCCCGTGA
- a CDS encoding peroxiredoxin: MTESASVCVPRIGDPAPDFEAETTHGILRLEDFRGSWLVLFSHPADFTPVCASELIAFAGVRDTLRKSGCELLGLSVDSIFSHIAWVRSLEEKFGVVIDFPLIADTTGEMARRYGMTMPAESATEPARVVFVIDDRQFIRAFMAYPMTTGRNVEEIMRLVAALQATDAHGVATPAGWKPGEGVLAPPPRTQAMAEERAKAAGPSCPDWYFCKRELS, from the coding sequence ATGACCGAATCCGCTTCCGTTTGCGTCCCGCGCATCGGCGATCCGGCCCCGGATTTCGAGGCCGAAACAACCCACGGCATCCTGCGTCTGGAAGACTTTCGGGGAAGCTGGCTGGTGCTGTTCTCCCATCCGGCGGATTTTACGCCGGTGTGCGCCTCGGAACTGATAGCCTTTGCCGGCGTGCGCGACACGCTGCGCAAATCCGGCTGCGAGTTGCTCGGCCTGTCGGTCGATTCCATCTTCTCGCATATCGCCTGGGTGCGGTCCCTTGAGGAGAAGTTCGGCGTTGTGATCGACTTTCCCCTCATTGCCGACACCACCGGCGAGATGGCCCGACGCTACGGCATGACCATGCCGGCCGAGTCGGCAACCGAACCGGCCCGCGTGGTTTTTGTCATTGACGACCGTCAGTTCATCCGGGCGTTTATGGCCTATCCCATGACCACGGGACGCAACGTCGAAGAAATCATGCGCCTTGTCGCGGCGCTTCAGGCTACAGACGCCCATGGCGTGGCCACGCCTGCCGGTTGGAAACCCGGCGAGGGCGTTCTGGCCCCGCCGCCGCGAACCCAGGCCATGGCCGAAGAACGGGCCAAGGCCGCCGGTCCGAGCTGCCCGGATTGGTATTTTTGCAAAAGAGAGTTGTCATGA
- a CDS encoding HD domain-containing protein: protein MPSATDRPPSAAMLVEGKSLCDDALAAGQVDVAYVAALADVYDRYFRERLAEYQSAQADQGSPAAFALAAVGGYGRRELCPASDIDVLVLFEGDTPPNAAELARFLFFPLWDLGVELGHGVRTVGACCELAASDPKVLASLIDLRFLAGDPGVAARLAARLTAEIYPAHAAAFADWLARGNEERGRNYGDAGGMLEPNLKNGLGGLRDWHQVRWLTRLDPRGEADARLLADDLAALEEDARFVLTARMHLHRCCGRKNDKLYFEFQERVAEAMGFGPRGDRKAVERFLSQLLRRMADIKALRLSVWPLLAGGVGAIDLAAPATTVSAGIEDAPEGLRFARQVADTAAMELVFDLFAACAATNRPPSHDTLHRLRAMAGGLGRLAGVSPRTGRMIYDRLGEIMAVDVGGVAMEAMLASGLLAAVLPEFARVADIVSYDVYHVHPVGRHSLEAVRLLAEIRAGAPSRAKDLLAGLPRPELAFWGLLLHDVGKGLGGGHAEKGAQLAEDMLTRLSAPPEARHAIAALVREHLILPETATGRDLADRNIVARVAGRVATVEMLDMLVLLARCDGLATGPQAWTGWKESLVYDLYAKVRAAIEQGRLFAAGDARIMLATRDRLREMARDRFSAEALEEMLLAMPPRYLVSQPVESILGHLDLLAELEAAEAEDRRMKPGDRGGRDVAAVTQTALPGGEGFAVTVAARRVQALFSTVTGVLALHDLSIHEADVFVWEDGVTILSLRTGNPPDVIYSDEVFARVARAVRYALSGKLFLAYRLARKRSSFAAAATPAGPKSPPTVRLDNKASDLFTVIDVSCDDRVGLLYDIARTLTELHLETHLAKVMTPAGRVRDVFYVRGLDGRRIEDPEQIDEIKAALLHRLAGDPCSLS from the coding sequence ATGCCGTCTGCGACTGACCGGCCGCCCAGCGCGGCCATGCTCGTCGAAGGCAAAAGCCTGTGCGACGATGCCCTGGCTGCCGGTCAGGTGGACGTGGCCTATGTGGCCGCCCTCGCCGACGTCTACGACCGCTATTTCCGGGAGCGCCTGGCCGAGTATCAGTCCGCCCAGGCCGACCAGGGCAGCCCGGCCGCCTTTGCCCTGGCGGCTGTTGGCGGCTACGGCCGGCGGGAGCTGTGTCCGGCCTCGGATATTGACGTCCTGGTCCTTTTCGAAGGCGACACGCCGCCAAACGCCGCCGAACTGGCCCGGTTCCTCTTTTTTCCGCTCTGGGATCTCGGCGTGGAGCTCGGCCACGGGGTGCGCACCGTCGGGGCCTGCTGCGAGCTGGCGGCCAGCGATCCCAAAGTGTTGGCTTCGCTCATTGACCTGCGTTTCCTGGCCGGCGACCCCGGGGTGGCGGCGCGTCTGGCGGCGCGCCTTACCGCCGAGATTTACCCGGCCCATGCCGCCGCCTTTGCCGACTGGCTGGCCCGGGGCAACGAGGAGCGCGGCCGCAACTACGGTGATGCCGGCGGGATGCTCGAACCCAATCTCAAAAACGGTCTGGGCGGTCTGCGCGACTGGCATCAGGTGCGCTGGCTCACCCGGCTCGATCCCCGGGGGGAGGCCGATGCCCGGCTCCTGGCCGACGACCTGGCCGCCCTGGAGGAGGACGCCCGGTTTGTGCTGACGGCCCGGATGCACCTGCACCGGTGCTGCGGGCGTAAAAACGACAAACTGTATTTCGAATTTCAGGAGCGCGTGGCCGAGGCCATGGGCTTTGGCCCCCGGGGCGATCGCAAGGCCGTGGAACGCTTCCTGTCGCAGCTCTTGCGCCGCATGGCCGACATCAAGGCCCTTCGCTTGTCGGTGTGGCCGCTTCTGGCCGGAGGGGTGGGGGCCATTGATCTGGCAGCCCCGGCCACGACAGTCTCGGCCGGCATCGAGGACGCCCCCGAAGGCCTGCGTTTTGCCCGGCAGGTGGCGGACACGGCGGCCATGGAACTGGTTTTTGACCTCTTCGCCGCCTGCGCGGCCACCAATCGCCCCCCCTCCCACGACACCTTGCATCGCCTGCGGGCCATGGCCGGGGGGCTGGGGCGGCTGGCCGGGGTGTCGCCGCGCACCGGGCGCATGATCTACGACCGTTTGGGCGAGATCATGGCTGTCGACGTCGGCGGCGTGGCCATGGAGGCCATGCTGGCTTCCGGCCTGCTTGCGGCGGTCCTGCCGGAGTTTGCCCGGGTTGCGGACATCGTGTCCTACGACGTCTACCACGTCCATCCGGTCGGCCGGCACAGCCTGGAGGCGGTGCGCCTCTTGGCTGAAATCCGGGCGGGAGCCCCGTCCCGGGCCAAGGACCTGCTGGCCGGTCTGCCCCGGCCGGAACTGGCCTTTTGGGGCCTGTTGCTCCACGACGTGGGCAAGGGCCTGGGCGGCGGGCATGCCGAGAAAGGGGCGCAACTGGCCGAGGACATGCTCACCCGGCTTTCGGCCCCGCCAGAAGCCCGCCACGCCATCGCCGCCCTGGTGCGCGAACACCTCATCCTGCCCGAGACCGCCACCGGCCGGGATCTGGCCGACCGCAACATCGTGGCCCGGGTCGCCGGCCGGGTGGCCACGGTGGAGATGCTCGACATGCTCGTGCTCCTGGCCCGTTGCGACGGGCTGGCTACCGGCCCCCAGGCCTGGACCGGCTGGAAGGAATCGCTGGTCTACGACCTCTACGCCAAGGTGCGCGCCGCCATCGAACAGGGACGTCTTTTCGCTGCCGGCGACGCCCGGATCATGCTGGCCACCCGCGACCGGCTGCGCGAGATGGCCCGGGATCGTTTTTCTGCCGAGGCCCTGGAGGAAATGCTGCTGGCCATGCCGCCGCGCTATCTGGTCAGCCAGCCCGTGGAGTCGATCCTCGGGCATCTGGACCTCCTGGCCGAACTGGAAGCGGCCGAGGCCGAGGACCGGCGCATGAAACCCGGTGATCGTGGCGGCCGCGACGTGGCTGCCGTCACCCAGACGGCCTTGCCCGGCGGCGAGGGATTTGCCGTGACCGTGGCAGCCCGGCGGGTGCAGGCGCTTTTTTCCACCGTCACCGGCGTACTGGCCCTGCACGACCTGTCCATCCACGAAGCCGACGTCTTTGTCTGGGAAGACGGCGTGACCATCCTGTCGCTTCGCACCGGCAATCCGCCGGACGTCATCTACAGCGACGAGGTCTTTGCCCGGGTGGCCCGGGCCGTGCGCTACGCCCTGTCCGGCAAACTCTTCCTGGCCTATCGGCTGGCCCGCAAACGAAGCTCCTTTGCCGCCGCCGCCACGCCGGCCGGGCCGAAATCGCCGCCGACAGTCCGGCTCGACAACAAGGCCTCGGATCTGTTTACGGTCATCGACGTCTCGTGCGACGACCGGGTGGGGCTTTTGTACGACATCGCCCGAACGCTTACGGAATTGCATCTGGAAACGCATCTGGCCAAGGTCATGACCCCGGCCGGACGGGTGCGCGACGTGTTTTACGTGCGCGGCCTGGACGGGCGGCGCATCGAGGACCCGGAACAGATTGACGAGATCAAGGCGGCGCTCCTGCACCGGCTGGCCGGCGATCCGTGCTCGCTCTCTTGA
- a CDS encoding P-II family nitrogen regulator, translating to MKKIEVITRPYKLDEIKEKLTSIGIKGMTVSEVKGFGRQRGHTEVYRGAEYQVDFVPKVKMELVVEDAVAGEVIKAIQAAAQTGEVGDGKIFVSTIDEVIRIRTGETGNAAI from the coding sequence ATGAAAAAGATCGAAGTCATCACCCGTCCCTATAAGCTCGACGAGATCAAGGAAAAGCTGACCAGCATCGGCATCAAGGGCATGACCGTCTCCGAGGTCAAGGGCTTTGGCCGGCAGCGCGGTCATACCGAAGTGTACCGGGGAGCCGAATATCAGGTGGATTTCGTGCCCAAGGTCAAAATGGAACTGGTGGTCGAGGACGCCGTGGCCGGCGAGGTCATCAAGGCCATCCAGGCCGCGGCCCAGACCGGCGAGGTCGGCGACGGCAAGATCTTCGTCTCCACCATTGACGAAGTCATCCGCATCCGCACCGGCGAGACCGGCAACGCCGCCATCTGA
- a CDS encoding ammonium transporter → MNAADTAFVLISAALVMLMTPGLALFYGGMVRGKNILGTLMHSNILLGTVSVLWALVGYSLAFGGDVGGLIGNLDYMFLNGVGTAAKEGIDNIPHSAFMIFQCMFAVITPALITGAFAERIKFSGFLLFTTLWLVLVYCPMAHWVWGGGWMAKMGALDFAGGAVVHMSSGASALAAVLYLGRRHGYGKQSFIPHNLPLTILGAGILWFGWFGFNAGSALAANGLAASAFVTTHLAAAAAALSWIVVEWYHRGKPTTLGMASGAVAGLVAITPAAGFVQPMPAILIGLVAGGLCYCGVLAKSFFKYDDALDVVGIHGLGGTFGALATGLFATKAVNELGNDGLFYGNPEQLWIQFVSVVATWVFCFVMTLILFKVVDLLVGIRVSQEDEIKGLDVSQHSEVGYQL, encoded by the coding sequence ATGAACGCGGCAGATACCGCATTCGTGCTCATTTCGGCGGCCCTGGTCATGCTTATGACTCCGGGTCTGGCTCTTTTTTACGGCGGCATGGTCCGGGGCAAGAACATCCTTGGCACGCTCATGCACTCCAACATCCTGCTTGGCACCGTGTCGGTGCTGTGGGCCCTGGTCGGCTACAGTCTGGCCTTTGGCGGCGATGTCGGCGGCCTGATCGGCAACCTGGACTACATGTTCTTAAACGGCGTCGGCACGGCGGCCAAGGAAGGCATCGACAACATCCCGCACTCGGCCTTCATGATCTTCCAGTGCATGTTCGCCGTCATCACCCCGGCGCTTATCACCGGCGCCTTTGCCGAACGCATCAAATTCTCCGGCTTCCTGCTCTTTACCACCCTGTGGCTGGTTCTGGTCTATTGTCCCATGGCCCACTGGGTCTGGGGCGGCGGCTGGATGGCCAAGATGGGCGCTCTCGACTTTGCCGGCGGCGCCGTCGTCCACATGAGCTCCGGCGCCTCCGCCCTGGCCGCCGTCCTCTACCTGGGACGCCGCCACGGCTACGGCAAACAGTCCTTTATTCCGCATAACCTGCCGCTGACCATCCTGGGCGCGGGCATCCTGTGGTTCGGCTGGTTCGGCTTCAATGCCGGCAGCGCCCTGGCCGCCAATGGTCTGGCGGCCTCGGCCTTCGTCACCACCCACTTGGCTGCCGCCGCTGCGGCGCTCAGCTGGATTGTCGTGGAGTGGTATCACCGCGGCAAGCCCACCACCCTTGGCATGGCCTCCGGCGCGGTGGCCGGCCTGGTGGCCATCACCCCGGCCGCCGGCTTTGTCCAGCCCATGCCGGCCATCTTGATCGGCCTTGTCGCCGGCGGGTTGTGCTACTGCGGCGTGCTGGCCAAGAGCTTTTTCAAGTACGACGACGCCCTGGACGTGGTCGGCATCCACGGCCTCGGCGGCACCTTCGGCGCATTGGCCACCGGCCTGTTCGCCACCAAGGCCGTCAACGAGCTTGGCAACGACGGCCTGTTCTACGGCAACCCCGAACAGCTGTGGATTCAGTTCGTCTCCGTGGTCGCTACCTGGGTGTTCTGCTTTGTCATGACGCTGATCCTCTTCAAAGTCGTGGACTTGCTGGTCGGTATTCGGGTAAGCCAGGAAGACGAAATCAAGGGCCTCGACGTCAGCCAGCACAGTGAAGTCGGCTACCAGCTCTAG